The Candidatus Sericytochromatia bacterium nucleotide sequence GTTGTCGACGACCAGGAAGTAGGTCGCGCCCGGCTTCACCGCCAACCTCGTTTTGAAGGGTTGGGTGGTGCCATCGCTGGCGCTCTCGTAGCTCAGGCCGCTCTTGTCGCTCTTGAAGAAATCGATGCGGGAGACGTAATTCCGGCCGCTTTCATCCAGTTCCAGGTTCAGCCAGCCGGCTTGTTTCCCCTGCGGAATGGTGATCTGGTAGTAATCTCCGGCTTCATCTCCGCCCGTTGCGCCCTTGATCACGTCACCGACCTGGACCACTTGCGCGGTGCTGAAGTCGTTGTTCGCTTCTTTTTCCAGCACCGTGCCGGGTTCCGCGGAGGCACCTGGCGTCGGGGCGGCGGCTGGTGCCTGCGACGCGGGAGCGGCCGATGGCTTGGGCGTGGCACTGGACTGGCCCGCCCCTGTTTGAGCCGCGCCCGTGGGCGCAGGGGAGGACGCCGCCGCCCCACCCGCAGTCCCGCCTCCGGCAAGTGGCCGAATGGCTGCGCCATCCACGTTGACCGTGCAGCTTGCGGTCAGGCACGCGGCGGTGATCAGCAGACCGAGCGATGAGGGGCGAACGTTCACGCGGAGAGTCCTCCAATGCAAAGTGTGACGAATTCAGAGCCGAACCCCCGACGGAAGATCGTCAGGGCGGATCGGGGCCATCTTAGAACTCACAAGGCAGGCATGCAAGACACGACGACGAATTGCCGGCTTTGGCTCCAAGAAAAGTGGTTAAATAAAGGTTAAATATATTAATTTTACCTTTACCCCTGTTGAAACGATGATTGTAATCGGCTATGGTTAATCTGTTCTTAAGGCGAAATTAAGTTGCGCCCGGTGCCCAGCTTGCGTCAACCCCGTTCCTCACCGTGTAAGGAGAACCCCCGTGAACTTCAAGCGGTCTGCCTCGATTCTCGCCGCCGCCACCCTGCTGCTCGCAGGCTGCGGCACCCAGATGGGCCCCAAAGTGGGCCTGACCAAGCGCCCCTTCACTTACAACGCCGCGGCCAAGCGGAAGGCTGAAAAGGGCGGCACCTGGGCCATCCTGGTCCACCTTGCGGCCGAGAACAACCTGTACCGCTTCGCGCTCGAGGATCTCAACGAGATGGAAGCCGGCCTGCCCGCTGATGGCTCGGTCGAGATTTACGTGCTCTTCGACGGCATCAAGAACGGCGACTCCGCGGTGCTGAAGGTCAAGCGGGACTCCGGGATGAATGGCAACATCATCTCCGAGAAGCTCTCCGTTCCCTCCGTCATCCCCGCCAACAATGAGATTGACTCGGGCGACGTCAAGGTGGTCACTCGCTTCCTGGAATGGGCCGGTCAGAACGTCAAGGCCGACCACACGATGGTTTCCTTCTGGGACCACGGGTCCGGCATCTTCCACGGCGCTCCCAACCCCATCACCAAGGGCTTCGGCTGGGACGACAACGGGTCCAATCTGGAGACGGCTGACCTGACGACCCTGGGGGCGGCCTACAAGACGGCCTCCGGCAAGAATTTCTCGATCGTGGGCTTCGACGCCTGCCTGATGGCGCACGGCGAGATTGCCTACCAGGTCAAGGACTCGGCCGACTACCTGGTCGCCTCGGAAGAGTTGGAGCCTGGCGCGGGCTGGGACTACCGGGGATGGCTGAATGCGGTGGCGAAACTGGAAGCCAAGACGCCCGCCGCTGTGGGGTCCGCTCTGGTCGACACCTACCACGCCTCGTACCAGCCGGGTGGTTCGCAGTCGTCGGGCCGGGATGACACCACGCTGTCCCTGGTCGATGTGGCGGCCTGGACGAACAATGTGGTGCCCGCCCTGAACGAGTTCTCGCAGGTCGCCATCGAGGGGATGGCCGCCAACAAGCAAGCGTTCCAGGGTGCTCGGAGCAAGGCTCAGACCTTCTACAACCGCGACTGCGCCGACCTCGGCAGCTTCTTGGCCAACGTCAAGGCGAACGTGCGTGACCAGAAGGTGGCTGCCGCGGCGAACAAGCTCGATGCGACCTACCGCACGGCCATCGTTCGCGAGGCACACTCGGCTGACAACGCTGGCGCCACCGGCCTGGTGCTGTACTTCCCCACGCCCAGCCAGAACATCAATGGTGCGTATGGCGACCCTGCTCGGATTGCCTTTGCTGCCACCTCCTGGAAGGACTTCCTCAAGAACTACCGCTAGTTTCGCGGACCTCCGGAGCCAGGGGCCTTTGGGCCCCTGGCTTTTTGCTGTATGGGTGTCTCCGTTCAGCGCGCCGAGGCGCCCTCGTGAGCCCTGGGGGGCCGCGCCGCATCCAATCCCTGGTGGCGTGATAGGATGAGTCGGTGAATCTGGAATTCGAAACTTTTTTTCAAGCGATTGTTTCGCAACTGCCTGGCTACGAGGTTCGCCCCCAGCAACTCGAGATGGCGGCTCACATCCGGGAGACGGTGGCGGATGGTGGCCAACTCCTGGTAGAGGCGGGTACAGGCAGCGGGAAGAGTTTCGGGTATCTGTTACCGGCCATCCATGCCGGCAAGACCGTGGTCATCTCCACGGGCACGATTCAGTTGCAGGAACAACTGATCGAAAAAGACCTACCCTTTTTGCTGACGGCTTCCGGTCACAATCGCAGCGTGGCATTGGCCAAGGGCCGCTCCAACTACTTGTGTCGTCAAAAGCTCTGGGAGGCGGACCGTGCGATTCCTTCCGGGGACCTGCTGCGCGCGGAGGTGGATCGCCTGATCGCCGAGGCCGATGCCTGGGACGGGGACCTGGCCTCGCTCGGTTTCGCTCCCTCCCAACGCTTTTGGGGGGAGGTGGCGAGCACCTCCGACGATTGTCTGGGCAACAAGTGTGAGTTTTTTGAACGGAATCCCTTTCGCCTGGCGCGGGCCCGTTTGGGGCGCGCGGACATCATCATCGCCAATCACGCACTCTACATGGTCGACCTGGCGACCGGTGGGGGAATTCTGCCCGATCACGATCTGGTCATCTTCGATGAGGCCCACCATCTCCCCCGCATCGCGACCCAGGCCTTCACCGCCAGCGTGGGCCGCTATGCGTTGACCAAGCTGTTGCAGAAGATCCGCCGACGCTGGCAGGCGCCGCCTGAGCGCATCGCCTACGCCCTGGTCGAAGCCGAAAGTCGTTTGGTCGATTGGATCTGGAAACACGGGCGCTCCCAGTTTCGCCTGTATCCGGACGCGGAGTTTCTCGACATCGCGGAGACCTATCTCGAACGACTCGGTGAACTGCGCGAATGGATGGAGAACGACCACCTGGACGAGATGATCTTTCCCGATGCCGAGGTCAAGTCCAAGGCGCCGCTTCATCGCCCGCGACTGGCGACCCAGATCACGAACCTGATCGCCCGCTGGGAATTTTTTGCTCACCACGCGGATGTGACCGGTTCCGAGCGGGTCAACTGGGTGGAAGTCAATCGAGAAACCGGTTATTTCGAGCTCTTGTCGGCCCCGCTGGACGTGTCGCAGCCGTTGTCTCAGCTGCTTTGGTCGCAGCGCACGGCGGTCCTGACCTCGGCCACCCTGTCGATCGGGGGTGACTTCAGCTACTTTCGTGGGCAGCTTGGTCTGTCGAGGGACACGCGTCAGCTGGCACTGGCCTCGCCGTTCGATTACGCCCGGCAAGCGCGTCTGTATTTGCCCGCGCTTCCGGAGCCCGCCTCCGCGGCCTTCGAAGGCGCCAGCCACGAGGCGATCCGAGATATCTTGACGGCCAGTCAGGGGCGGGCCTTCGTCCTGTTCACCTCTTACAAGGCCATGGGGGCGGCCTGGGCGGCCCTCGCGACCCGACTCCCCTTCCCTTGCAAGCAGCAAGGTGAATGGCCGCGAAACAAGTTGCTGGCGTGGTTCAAAGAAACGCCTCAGGCGGTGTTGTTTGCCACCAGCTCTTTCTGGGAGGGCGTGGATGTCCCGGGCGATGCCCTCTCTTGCGTCATTATCGACCGCCTGCCATTTGCCGTGCCCGATGACCCGGTGGTGCAGGCCTTCGTCGAGCGCCTCAAGATGCAAGGGCGAGACTGGTTTCGCGATTACACGTTACCCGAGGCGATTCTCAAGTTGCAGCAGGGATTCGGGCGTTTGATTCGCACGGCGACCGACCAGGGGGCCGTGGCCATTCTGGATGCGCGGTTACAGACCAAGTCCTACGGGCGCACGATTCTGCGGGCGCTTCCGCCGTGCCCGCGTCTCAACAGTTCGGAAGCCCTGCACGATTTCTTTGCCTCGCTGCCAGTGCCTCAGCAGCCTGACCCCTATGCCCCCGTGCTGGGCCAGGCTCCGGTCTCGCACGACGCCGGACCTCATCAGGAGTGAAACGCGCTCATCTTTCAGGCGGCGGCGCCCCCCCAAGACCGCCCATCGTGTTATGATCAGGCGTTGCCCCCTGCCGTCTGATTCGGGCCACCTTGCCTGGAGGTCGCTTTGACTTCACTGCCGCCCCTCAACTCGGAAAAAATCACGCCTATCAATCTGCGAGACGAGTTGAAGCAGTCCTACCTGGACTATGCGATGAGCGTCATCGTCGGGCGGGCCCTTCCGGACGTGCGAGACGGCCTGAAACCTGTTCATCGGCGCATTCTCTTTTCGATGTCCGAGAACAACCTGACGGCTGAACGCAAGCACCGGAAGTCCGCGACGGTCGTGGGCGATGTGCTCGGTAAGTATCATCCCCACGGCGATAGTTCCGTGTATGACGCGATGGTGAGGTTGGCGCAAGATTTCGCTTCGCGCTACCCCCTGGTGGATGGCCACGGAAACTTTGGCTCGGTGGACGGGGACCCGGCTGCCGCTTACCGTTACACCGAAGCCCGTCTGAGCCGGCTTGCCGGGGAACTGTTGGCCGATATCGATTCGGACACGGTCGACTTCGTCCCGAACTTCGATGGCACCACGGAAGAACCGACCGTGATGCCGGCCCGCTTTCCCAACTTGCTCGTCAATGGCTCGACGGGGATTGCGGTCGGCATGGCCACCAACATCCCGCCTCATAACTTGCGGGAGATCATCGATGGGACAGTGGCCCTGATCGAGGATCCGCAACTGACGGCCGCTGACCTGATGCGGCACGTCAAGGGGCCTGACTTCCCTGGTGGGGGAACGATCATGGGAACCCGGGGCATCGTCGACGCCTACACCACCGGACGGGGCAGTGTCACGGTTCGCGCCAACACGGAGGTCGAAATAGGGCGCAATGGCCGCCAGGCGATCGTCATCACGGCGCTGCCTTACATGGTCGGTATGGACCCGCTGTTCGAGAAGATTGCTGAACTGGTCAAAGACAAGAAGATCGATGGCATTAGCGATTTGCGCAACGAGAGCGACCGCTCGGGCATGCGGGGCGTGATCGAACTCAAACGCGACGCCGTGCCGCAGGTCGTGCTCAACAACCTCTATCGCGCCACGCCGATGCAGCAGAATTTCTCCGTGATTTTTCTGGCGCTGGATCGCAATCGTCCCCGCATCATGGACCTGCGGGACATGCTTCAGGCCTACATCGACCATCGCATCGAGGTGGTGACGCGGCGGACCCGTTTCGACCTCAACAAAGCTCAGGCCCGCGAGCACATCGTGTTGGGTCTGCTCAAGGCTCAAGAACACCTGGATGAGGTGGTGCGCATCATCCGGGCCGCAGACAGCACGGAGACGGCTCGCCAGGCTCTGATGGCTCGCTTCGATCTGAGTGAGGCCCAGTGCAACGCGATTCTCGATATGCAGTTGCGCCGCCTGACCGGCCTCGAGCGCGCCAAACTGGAAGCAGAACGTGCGGAACTGGCCAAACGAATCGCAGACCTCAAGTCCATTCTCGAAGACCACGCCAAGTTGCTCGGCGTGATCAAGGCTGAACTGGCCGCCGTGCGGGACAAGTACGGTGACGAACGGCGCACGCAGATCGAGCACAGCGATGGAGAACTCTCCACCGAGGACCTGATTCCCGACGAGCCCATGGCCATCTTCATCACGGACCAGGGCTATGTGAAGCGCTTGAGTCTCGACACCTTTGCCAAGCAACGGCGGGGCGGACGTGGCATCGGCGGAATGCAGACGCGGGAAAACGATTTCATTCGTCACTTCTTCGTGAGTTCGACGCATCAGGATGTGCTGTTCTTCAGTGACCGTGGCATTGTTTATCGGCTCAAGGTTCACGAACTTCCCGAGGCGTCGCGTCAGGCCAAGGGCATGAACATCGTCAACCTGCTTCAACTCTCGGGTGATGAGCAGGTGACGGCGGTGGTGCCTGTCCAGTCTTTCGATGACGGCAAGTTCCTGGTGATGCTGACCAAGCAAGGCGTGATCAAGAAGACCGAGCTGTCTGCTTTCAGTAACATCCGGCGCAACGGTTTGATTGCGGTGGCCCTCGATGAGGGAGATGCACTGGGCTGGGTGCGGATGACGGATGGCGGTCAGAGCATCATCATCGGGACGCTTGAGGGGATGGCCATCCACTTCCCGGAAGAAGAACTCCGCCCGCTCGGGCGAACGGCCCGTGGCGTCAAGGCGATCAGCTTGCGACCGGAAGACCGGGTGGTCAGCATGGACATCTGCTCGCCAGGGGCCGATGTGCTGGTGGTGACGACGGATGGCTTCGGCAAGCGGACCCCGATCGAGGAATACCGACTCCAGAATCGGGGCGGCCTGGGCTTGATCAACGTGAAACTCAACGTCAACCGTCAGGGCAAGGTGGCCGCCATCCTGGTCGTGACGGAGAACGAGGAAGTCGTGATCGTGACCACCAACGGGGTCGTGATCAGGCAGGCGGTGCGGGAGGTTCGGCAAACAGGACGCAGCGCCCAGGGGACTCGCTTGCAGCGCCTCGGGGACGACGAACGGGTGGCAGGGGTCGCCCCCGTCGTGATGACGGACGATGATTCGGATGCTGGGGAGGGCGGCGCCCCTCTGAAAGACGAGCCTCCGGCCCCTCCGAACGCTTGAATCGGCCGCCACGACGTGGCATACTGCCCATCGCGGGTGAGGTTGGCTGGTGCCAGCGCAACCCGGGGGCGTCGCAGGAGCATTTCACGTGGGCGAATTTAGCTATTCCCATGTCGAGTCCGACGCCTACTACGGGGCGCAAGATGGCCATGGCGGCCATTCTGGATATCACCAGGAAATTCGCTCGCTGGTGCCAGAGGGAGTGCCCCTTCTCGCTGCCATCCTCATGGAAGCGGGCATCTTGGATCAGTCTCAGTTGCAAAATGTCCTGAACCGGCAGCACGAGACCGGCGACAGCTTGGCTCAAGTGCTACTCGAATTGGACTTGGTAGGCCCCGATCAACTGATGACGGCCCTACAAACCCGGGCAAATTATCGTTGAGAAGGCGTTCGGCTTGGGCGCCGGCTGGGTACGGAACGCACAGAACCGTGGATTCCATCCGGGCCACACTCGGAGGTCTTCTCGACAGGAAAGGTGGAAACGCTTGCGAGTCGGCTACCTGACGGACATTGGCAAGGTCCGGGAGATCAATCAAGACTACCTGTTCGCCGACAAAGAGCTCGGTTTGTTCATGGTGGCCGACGGCATGGGCGGCCATGCAGCGGGCGAAAAAGCCAGCCAGACGGCTGTTCAGATTATCTCCGGCCACCTGACCCAGGCCACGCAGCAGGCCACCAACGGGCAGCTCATCGATGAGATTCAGGGGGCCATTCAGGAAGCCAACCGTCAGATCATCAACGCGTCCATGGAAGATGCCTCCATGCGCGGCATGGGTACCACCGCCACCGTCATCGTCACCAAGGATGACCTGATGTACGTGGGGCACGTGGGAGACTCTCGGGCCTATCTGATCCGGCATCGCCGGATCGACCAGATCACCGATGATCACTCCATCGTGGCCCAACTCGTGCGGGCACGTGCCATCACCCCTCAGGAAGCCGCTCGCCATCCCTATCGCAACGTGATCACCCGCTGTTTGGGGATGCAGGTTGATCTGGAGGCAGACACCCAGCAGCGGGAGTT carries:
- a CDS encoding Stp1/IreP family PP2C-type Ser/Thr phosphatase, which produces MRVGYLTDIGKVREINQDYLFADKELGLFMVADGMGGHAAGEKASQTAVQIISGHLTQATQQATNGQLIDEIQGAIQEANRQIINASMEDASMRGMGTTATVIVTKDDLMYVGHVGDSRAYLIRHRRIDQITDDHSIVAQLVRARAITPQEAARHPYRNVITRCLGMQVDLEADTQQRELKPGDRLLICSDGLSGLVSDDEMLQYVVSSQDPQQTCHDLVQLALERGGSDNISVVLVFNDD
- the gyrA gene encoding DNA gyrase subunit A; this encodes MTSLPPLNSEKITPINLRDELKQSYLDYAMSVIVGRALPDVRDGLKPVHRRILFSMSENNLTAERKHRKSATVVGDVLGKYHPHGDSSVYDAMVRLAQDFASRYPLVDGHGNFGSVDGDPAAAYRYTEARLSRLAGELLADIDSDTVDFVPNFDGTTEEPTVMPARFPNLLVNGSTGIAVGMATNIPPHNLREIIDGTVALIEDPQLTAADLMRHVKGPDFPGGGTIMGTRGIVDAYTTGRGSVTVRANTEVEIGRNGRQAIVITALPYMVGMDPLFEKIAELVKDKKIDGISDLRNESDRSGMRGVIELKRDAVPQVVLNNLYRATPMQQNFSVIFLALDRNRPRIMDLRDMLQAYIDHRIEVVTRRTRFDLNKAQAREHIVLGLLKAQEHLDEVVRIIRAADSTETARQALMARFDLSEAQCNAILDMQLRRLTGLERAKLEAERAELAKRIADLKSILEDHAKLLGVIKAELAAVRDKYGDERRTQIEHSDGELSTEDLIPDEPMAIFITDQGYVKRLSLDTFAKQRRGGRGIGGMQTRENDFIRHFFVSSTHQDVLFFSDRGIVYRLKVHELPEASRQAKGMNIVNLLQLSGDEQVTAVVPVQSFDDGKFLVMLTKQGVIKKTELSAFSNIRRNGLIAVALDEGDALGWVRMTDGGQSIIIGTLEGMAIHFPEEELRPLGRTARGVKAISLRPEDRVVSMDICSPGADVLVVTTDGFGKRTPIEEYRLQNRGGLGLINVKLNVNRQGKVAAILVVTENEEVVIVTTNGVVIRQAVREVRQTGRSAQGTRLQRLGDDERVAGVAPVVMTDDDSDAGEGGAPLKDEPPAPPNA
- a CDS encoding pre-peptidase C-terminal domain-containing protein, coding for MNVRPSSLGLLITAACLTASCTVNVDGAAIRPLAGGGTAGGAAASSPAPTGAAQTGAGQSSATPKPSAAPASQAPAAAPTPGASAEPGTVLEKEANNDFSTAQVVQVGDVIKGATGGDEAGDYYQITIPQGKQAGWLNLELDESGRNYVSRIDFFKSDKSGLSYESASDGTTQPFKTRLAVKPGATYFLVVDNHDEAVPYTFKLNFAPVADPAEPNDGFDTASALKLGVAVPFATFAGAGETADKDYFKVNLPAGKSKLRVKFENKSTKEEPARYRADLYKADKSLVTYVAISDVQADLDEAFNEDLEPGDYYVVVSDTDEGCSILSNLTVTAE
- a CDS encoding helicase C-terminal domain-containing protein; protein product: MNLEFETFFQAIVSQLPGYEVRPQQLEMAAHIRETVADGGQLLVEAGTGSGKSFGYLLPAIHAGKTVVISTGTIQLQEQLIEKDLPFLLTASGHNRSVALAKGRSNYLCRQKLWEADRAIPSGDLLRAEVDRLIAEADAWDGDLASLGFAPSQRFWGEVASTSDDCLGNKCEFFERNPFRLARARLGRADIIIANHALYMVDLATGGGILPDHDLVIFDEAHHLPRIATQAFTASVGRYALTKLLQKIRRRWQAPPERIAYALVEAESRLVDWIWKHGRSQFRLYPDAEFLDIAETYLERLGELREWMENDHLDEMIFPDAEVKSKAPLHRPRLATQITNLIARWEFFAHHADVTGSERVNWVEVNRETGYFELLSAPLDVSQPLSQLLWSQRTAVLTSATLSIGGDFSYFRGQLGLSRDTRQLALASPFDYARQARLYLPALPEPASAAFEGASHEAIRDILTASQGRAFVLFTSYKAMGAAWAALATRLPFPCKQQGEWPRNKLLAWFKETPQAVLFATSSFWEGVDVPGDALSCVIIDRLPFAVPDDPVVQAFVERLKMQGRDWFRDYTLPEAILKLQQGFGRLIRTATDQGAVAILDARLQTKSYGRTILRALPPCPRLNSSEALHDFFASLPVPQQPDPYAPVLGQAPVSHDAGPHQE
- a CDS encoding clostripain-related cysteine peptidase, with protein sequence MNFKRSASILAAATLLLAGCGTQMGPKVGLTKRPFTYNAAAKRKAEKGGTWAILVHLAAENNLYRFALEDLNEMEAGLPADGSVEIYVLFDGIKNGDSAVLKVKRDSGMNGNIISEKLSVPSVIPANNEIDSGDVKVVTRFLEWAGQNVKADHTMVSFWDHGSGIFHGAPNPITKGFGWDDNGSNLETADLTTLGAAYKTASGKNFSIVGFDACLMAHGEIAYQVKDSADYLVASEELEPGAGWDYRGWLNAVAKLEAKTPAAVGSALVDTYHASYQPGGSQSSGRDDTTLSLVDVAAWTNNVVPALNEFSQVAIEGMAANKQAFQGARSKAQTFYNRDCADLGSFLANVKANVRDQKVAAAANKLDATYRTAIVREAHSADNAGATGLVLYFPTPSQNINGAYGDPARIAFAATSWKDFLKNYR